Proteins from a single region of Desulfobacter postgatei 2ac9:
- the hrpA gene encoding ATP-dependent RNA helicase HrpA — protein sequence MSISDQIKTLIPKAMCRDRYMLARALRSRQKPGQGPGKNFLKDLLSRARASVDIRQQRMDNLPQNIRFDPNLPINAEKERIIKAIQDYPVVIISGETGSGKTTQIPKFCLEAGRGVSGMIGCTQPRRIAAMTVAKRIAFELNESLGQSVGYKIRFDDHTPDNAYIKLMTDGILLAETQQDRFLNHYDTLIVDEAHERSLNIDFVLGILRSLVKNRRDLKLIITSATIDTEKFSKAFDNAPVIEVSGRMYPVELIYAPIEEDNNNGESTGAPDDQGYVEAAAGHAADLLMRTRTGDILIFMPTEQDISETMEILKGKNLSGVTILPLFARLSAGDQAKIFASGPGRKVVVSTNVAETSLTIPGIKYVVDTGLARIPAYSPRTRTTALPVSPVSQSSANQRMGRCGRVENGVCIRLYDENDFNGRPFFTTPEILRSNLAEVILRMMALGLEDVSTFPFIDPPAAKSITDGFDILLELDAIAANKPGPQTGAKKRQGKKYRLTPSGRLMARLPMDPKLSRILLNAGDTGVLKEAVIITTALTVSDIRQRPADKIQAADQKHAQFKDPASDFITLLNIWNACIDARNRLKSRSALRKWCIENFLSFKRLREWQDIHGQITRIIKEHGIEQTAPPAEDLKAEDLESGQFEHGGPLYAAIHKALLHGYLAGIAQKKEKNLFTAAKGGQAVIFPGSGLFNKAGNWIVAAEYVKTSQLFARCVGNIDPAWIEEIGQSLCTRTYSDPHWEKKRGEVVASEQVSLFGLILASGRSVAYGKINPEESGELFIRHALVQGEIYQEFGFMTHNKNLIEEIATLEDKTRQRDILASDDEIYLFYQSRLPKPFYNIRTFAKFIKDKKDDTFLRMTREDLQKTDVDEALLARFPDTLTTDQGEFALDYEFNPGAKTDGVTLKVPSQDAALISPHQVETLVPGLLREKIAALIKALPKSHRIKLMPIQQRADFIADHLPDSDAPLYSKLSGVIQKHFNLVIPASAWSDEDLADHLKMRISIRDHKDREIKSLRDLSKLGTFATQRPVQKTNAFERTKKAFEKTGLREWNFPDIEQEIQLDEGNGTRRKAFPGLCCGPDSDSVTLTLFKTREMALESHAKGVCRLFEIMFPDDIKALKKDINRTEGLRRIAPYFNDKPTFARMAYNAMAKAFFQKEIFTQKAFDDHVQALRPKLYTLGRQAMEEILTVGREYATCFDLLQSLSLASKERPLIFEALTAIFNELKNLCPANFLELYDLNRIALLPKNLECLSIRARRWVDNPAKEAQKKQLVVPYEQKLAHLISSLDPGSSKEKSNAVEAFFWMLEEYKISVYAQELKTRFKISAKRLDEALLDLSTMI from the coding sequence ATGTCAATTTCAGATCAAATCAAAACGCTCATTCCAAAGGCCATGTGCCGGGACCGGTATATGTTGGCCCGCGCCTTGCGCAGCAGGCAAAAACCCGGTCAGGGACCCGGCAAAAATTTTTTAAAAGATCTTCTATCAAGAGCCCGGGCCTCGGTTGATATCCGGCAGCAGCGCATGGACAATCTGCCCCAAAACATCCGCTTTGACCCGAATCTGCCCATCAACGCCGAAAAAGAGAGGATCATTAAGGCCATACAGGATTATCCTGTGGTGATCATTTCAGGTGAAACCGGATCCGGTAAAACCACCCAGATTCCTAAATTCTGCCTGGAAGCGGGCCGCGGGGTTTCGGGCATGATCGGCTGCACCCAGCCCCGGCGCATTGCCGCCATGACCGTGGCCAAACGCATTGCCTTTGAGCTCAATGAATCTTTGGGGCAATCCGTGGGATATAAAATCCGGTTTGACGACCACACGCCTGACAACGCATATATTAAGCTGATGACCGACGGCATTTTGTTGGCTGAAACCCAGCAGGACCGCTTTTTAAACCACTATGACACCCTGATTGTGGATGAGGCCCATGAACGCAGCCTTAATATTGATTTTGTTTTAGGCATTCTGCGCAGCCTTGTCAAAAATCGTCGTGATCTCAAACTGATCATCACCAGCGCCACCATTGATACGGAAAAATTTTCCAAAGCCTTTGACAATGCCCCGGTGATTGAGGTTTCGGGCCGGATGTACCCGGTGGAACTGATCTACGCACCCATTGAAGAGGACAATAACAACGGGGAGAGCACCGGTGCCCCGGATGACCAGGGGTATGTGGAGGCAGCAGCCGGACACGCGGCCGATCTGTTAATGCGCACCCGGACCGGCGATATTCTGATATTCATGCCCACAGAGCAGGATATCTCAGAGACCATGGAAATACTTAAAGGGAAAAACCTTTCCGGAGTCACGATTCTGCCGCTGTTTGCGCGGCTGTCTGCCGGAGATCAGGCAAAGATATTTGCTTCAGGTCCCGGCAGAAAGGTCGTGGTTTCCACCAATGTGGCGGAAACATCTTTGACCATCCCCGGCATCAAATATGTGGTGGACACAGGCCTTGCCCGTATCCCCGCCTATTCTCCAAGAACCCGGACCACGGCACTGCCGGTCAGCCCCGTGTCCCAGTCCAGCGCCAACCAGCGCATGGGCCGCTGCGGCCGTGTGGAAAACGGCGTATGCATCCGGCTTTACGATGAAAATGATTTCAATGGCCGCCCTTTTTTTACAACGCCTGAAATTTTGCGCAGCAACCTGGCTGAAGTTATTTTACGCATGATGGCGTTAGGGCTTGAAGATGTATCCACCTTTCCCTTTATTGATCCGCCTGCCGCAAAAAGCATCACGGACGGGTTTGACATCCTGTTGGAACTTGACGCCATTGCAGCTAACAAGCCTGGGCCCCAAACAGGTGCAAAAAAAAGACAAGGCAAAAAATATCGGCTTACCCCTTCGGGCCGCTTAATGGCCAGGCTGCCCATGGACCCGAAACTCTCCCGCATTCTGCTCAACGCAGGAGATACCGGGGTTCTGAAAGAAGCGGTAATCATCACCACGGCACTGACCGTCTCCGACATCCGACAGAGACCGGCAGACAAGATCCAGGCCGCGGACCAGAAGCATGCCCAATTCAAAGACCCGGCATCAGATTTCATTACCCTGCTCAATATCTGGAATGCATGCATAGACGCCCGGAACCGGTTAAAATCACGTTCCGCCCTTCGCAAATGGTGCATTGAAAATTTTCTCTCCTTCAAGCGACTGCGCGAGTGGCAGGATATCCATGGCCAGATCACCCGGATAATCAAAGAACACGGCATTGAACAGACAGCGCCGCCAGCAGAGGACCTAAAGGCCGAAGACCTTGAGTCTGGTCAGTTTGAGCATGGCGGTCCCTTGTATGCCGCCATCCACAAGGCCCTTCTCCACGGATATCTGGCCGGCATTGCCCAAAAAAAGGAGAAAAACCTTTTCACAGCCGCCAAAGGTGGGCAGGCTGTTATCTTTCCGGGTTCCGGCCTGTTCAACAAGGCAGGCAACTGGATTGTGGCCGCCGAATATGTCAAGACCAGCCAGCTGTTTGCCCGGTGTGTGGGTAATATCGACCCGGCCTGGATCGAAGAGATCGGCCAAAGCCTTTGCACCCGCACCTACAGTGACCCCCACTGGGAAAAGAAACGCGGGGAGGTGGTGGCATCCGAACAGGTCTCTTTGTTCGGCCTTATCCTTGCAAGCGGCAGATCCGTGGCCTATGGAAAAATCAATCCCGAAGAGTCCGGGGAGCTGTTCATCCGCCATGCCCTGGTCCAGGGGGAGATCTACCAGGAGTTCGGGTTCATGACCCACAACAAAAATCTCATCGAAGAGATCGCAACCCTGGAGGACAAAACCCGGCAGCGGGATATCCTGGCTTCGGACGATGAGATTTATCTGTTCTACCAGTCCCGGCTCCCCAAACCCTTTTACAATATCCGCACCTTTGCCAAATTCATCAAAGATAAAAAAGATGATACCTTTCTGCGCATGACCCGTGAAGACCTGCAGAAGACAGATGTGGACGAGGCGTTGCTGGCCCGGTTTCCCGACACCCTTACCACGGACCAGGGGGAGTTTGCCCTGGATTACGAATTCAACCCCGGGGCAAAGACGGACGGGGTGACCCTGAAAGTGCCAAGTCAGGATGCGGCGCTTATCTCCCCCCACCAGGTGGAGACATTGGTGCCTGGGCTGCTCAGGGAAAAGATCGCCGCTTTGATCAAGGCTCTGCCCAAATCCCATCGGATAAAACTGATGCCCATCCAGCAGCGGGCTGATTTTATTGCCGACCACCTGCCCGACTCGGATGCGCCTTTATACTCAAAACTGTCCGGCGTCATTCAAAAGCATTTCAACCTTGTGATCCCGGCTTCTGCCTGGTCGGATGAAGATCTTGCGGATCACTTGAAAATGCGGATATCCATCCGGGACCACAAAGACAGGGAGATCAAATCCCTAAGGGACCTATCCAAACTCGGAACGTTTGCCACCCAACGTCCGGTCCAAAAGACCAATGCCTTTGAACGGACAAAAAAGGCCTTTGAAAAAACAGGTCTCCGGGAGTGGAATTTTCCTGACATAGAACAGGAAATCCAGTTGGACGAAGGCAACGGCACCCGGCGCAAAGCCTTTCCCGGTCTTTGCTGCGGACCAGACAGCGATTCGGTTACCTTAACCTTGTTCAAAACAAGGGAAATGGCCTTGGAAAGCCACGCCAAAGGGGTTTGCCGCCTGTTCGAAATCATGTTCCCCGATGATATCAAGGCATTGAAAAAAGATATAAACAGAACTGAAGGCTTAAGGCGGATCGCACCCTACTTCAATGACAAACCCACCTTTGCCCGGATGGCCTACAATGCCATGGCAAAGGCCTTTTTTCAAAAGGAAATTTTCACACAAAAAGCGTTTGATGACCATGTGCAGGCGCTTCGTCCTAAACTGTACACCCTTGGCCGCCAGGCCATGGAAGAGATCCTGACCGTGGGCCGGGAATATGCCACCTGTTTTGATCTGCTGCAAAGCTTGAGTCTTGCATCCAAGGAGCGACCGCTCATTTTCGAGGCATTGACAGCAATATTCAATGAGCTGAAAAACCTGTGCCCGGCCAATTTCCTGGAACTTTACGATCTAAACCGGATTGCGCTGCTGCCAAAAAACCTGGAATGCCTCTCTATCCGCGCCAGGCGCTGGGTGGACAACCCGGCCAAAGAGGCCCAGAAAAAACAACTTGTCGTGCCCTATGAACAAAAGCTTGCCCACCTGATTTCAAGCCTTGACCCGGGCTCTTCAAAGGAAAAATCCAATGCAGTGGAAGCGTTTTTCTGGATGCTGGAGGAGTATAAAATTTCCGTATATGCCCAGGAGCTCAAAACCCGGTTCAAGATTTCAGCCAAACGCCTGGATGAGGCTTTGTTGGATCTTTCCACCATGATATAA
- a CDS encoding type II toxin-antitoxin system MqsA family antitoxin has protein sequence MDCPLCKGKMEMGTTILPFEMKNGRVIVVQNVPAKICEQCGEEYVDMDVARNVEALLNRLELDGLSMGFVEYGVAA, from the coding sequence ATGGATTGTCCTCTTTGTAAAGGAAAAATGGAGATGGGAACAACTATTCTTCCTTTTGAAATGAAAAACGGCAGAGTAATTGTTGTTCAAAATGTACCGGCAAAGATTTGTGAACAATGTGGAGAGGAATATGTGGATATGGATGTGGCCAGAAATGTAGAAGCCCTGTTAAACCGGCTAGAACTTGATGGATTAAGTATGGGTTTTGTGGAGTATGGTGTGGCCGCTTGA
- a CDS encoding DUF4258 domain-containing protein, with product MDLPYEPKKLETWIQEIRLLVSLEKVSLKKHCILRMRQRRISIDEFKEAMSHAKIVEYYQDDYPLPSALILGFTALGRPLHAVAALDQNSEMLWIITLYEPTIELWDDQFKNRK from the coding sequence ATGGACCTCCCATATGAACCAAAAAAACTTGAGACTTGGATACAGGAAATTCGTTTGCTGGTCAGTTTGGAAAAGGTTTCCCTGAAAAAGCACTGTATTTTAAGGATGCGGCAAAGAAGAATATCCATAGATGAGTTCAAGGAGGCTATGTCGCATGCAAAAATTGTAGAATATTATCAGGACGATTATCCTTTACCTAGTGCATTGATCCTTGGTTTCACAGCATTGGGAAGGCCACTGCATGCTGTGGCGGCTTTGGATCAGAATAGTGAAATGCTCTGGATTATCACTTTGTATGAACCTACAATAGAACTGTGGGATGACCAATTCAAAAACAGGAAATAA
- a CDS encoding Rpn family recombination-promoting nuclease/putative transposase, which translates to MAVSGQETVYRETWSDLASAKSFLQNYLPGKVLDVARLDTLEICKDSFIEPDLKDYYSRKYTDTLLIY; encoded by the coding sequence GTGGCTGTATCAGGCCAAGAAACGGTATACAGAGAAACGTGGAGCGATCTTGCCAGTGCAAAGTCTTTTTTGCAGAACTACCTGCCGGGGAAGGTTCTGGACGTTGCCCGGCTTGATACCCTTGAAATCTGCAAAGACAGCTTTATTGAACCTGATTTGAAGGATTATTATTCTCGGAAATATACGGACACCTTACTTATTTATTGA
- a CDS encoding type II toxin-antitoxin system HicA family toxin, with protein MNTKHRKTQAAIFQDPVNSNLEWKKIESLFVVVGCRVIEGSGSSVTFEKDGVRAYFHRPHPEKEALKYRIKAAREFLIKIGVTP; from the coding sequence ATGAACACAAAACATCGAAAAACACAGGCCGCTATTTTTCAAGATCCGGTAAACAGCAATTTGGAATGGAAAAAGATAGAGTCTTTGTTTGTTGTCGTAGGATGTCGGGTAATAGAGGGTTCCGGTTCAAGTGTTACATTCGAAAAAGATGGCGTTAGGGCCTACTTTCATAGGCCTCACCCCGAAAAAGAGGCCCTCAAATACCGAATTAAAGCAGCACGTGAGTTTTTGATCAAGATAGGAGTGACGCCATGA
- a CDS encoding type II toxin-antitoxin system HicB family antitoxin gives MNGMKYKGYCARIDFDPEDKIFVGRVIGINDVISFHGETVSELESAFAESIDDYLSACKKLGQKPNKTYSGNLMLRIPVDVHAAVATAAEIKGQSINQWAARVLEEAAHAH, from the coding sequence ATGAACGGAATGAAATATAAAGGCTATTGTGCCAGGATAGATTTTGATCCGGAAGATAAAATTTTTGTTGGCCGGGTTATTGGTATCAATGACGTGATCAGCTTCCATGGGGAAACGGTGTCGGAGCTTGAGTCGGCTTTTGCCGAGTCGATAGATGACTATCTTTCGGCCTGTAAAAAATTAGGCCAGAAACCCAATAAAACATATTCGGGAAATCTTATGTTAAGAATCCCTGTGGATGTCCATGCTGCGGTGGCGACAGCCGCAGAAATAAAAGGGCAAAGCATCAATCAATGGGCTGCCAGGGTGCTTGAGGAGGCTGCTCACGCGCATTAA
- a CDS encoding PEP-CTERM sorting domain-containing protein, which translates to MLKIKKMVCVLGLIGTIIAGLSSPVFAVVIYDQGLSDTDNYGFISNIGGDLSADNFVVTDDTVLQLMTWYGMYGAAGAGTVDSFDIQIFDMAGTELFGKSYVSNIDKSYSGFDDAYGEMIYQYQVSVSDWAVSAGSYLLSISNSNTYFSEWYWADGLGGDGASYYFDSGAWVAEYIGIDMAFTLEGEQAVAPAPEPSTFVLFAFGTLGMAALGRRVKA; encoded by the coding sequence ATGTTGAAAATTAAGAAAATGGTATGTGTATTGGGACTGATTGGGACAATTATAGCTGGTCTATCATCACCAGTTTTTGCAGTTGTCATTTATGATCAGGGTCTCAGTGATACAGATAATTACGGTTTTATTAGTAATATCGGTGGAGATCTCAGCGCTGATAACTTTGTGGTCACAGACGACACCGTTCTCCAATTAATGACATGGTATGGTATGTACGGAGCGGCAGGAGCGGGTACAGTGGATAGTTTTGATATACAAATATTCGATATGGCCGGTACTGAGCTATTTGGTAAATCTTATGTTTCCAATATTGATAAATCATATTCCGGGTTTGATGATGCCTATGGGGAGATGATTTATCAGTATCAGGTTTCTGTTTCTGACTGGGCAGTTTCCGCCGGTTCATATCTACTTTCAATCAGTAATTCAAACACATATTTTTCCGAGTGGTACTGGGCTGATGGGCTGGGGGGAGACGGAGCGAGCTATTATTTTGATTCAGGTGCCTGGGTAGCTGAGTATATTGGTATTGACATGGCGTTTACTCTGGAGGGAGAGCAGGCGGTGGCACCTGCGCCGGAACCCTCCACTTTCGTGCTTTTTGCTTTTGGGACGTTAGGGATGGCTGCATTGGGTCGTCGAGTTAAAGCATAA
- a CDS encoding M20/M25/M40 family metallo-hydrolase, producing the protein MIDEERLGQRFATLARIDSESRSEAVIAKVLEKELTDLGATVVFDEAGAKVNGDCGNLVAAFKGNIDVDPVMLSGHMDTVVPGKGVKVIFEDGVFRSDGTTILGSDDKSALAVILEVMQVIKDNNLPCPPVEVVMTVCEEQGLLGAKNLDCSGLKSKFGYILDAVDTRGIVNRAPAANKISAKIYGRAAHAGSSPENGISAIYAASCAIAKLELGRIDQETTCNLGLISGGAATNIVPEYVEIHGEARSHDPAKLDKVTQGIVSTFKNTMAELQAGGDGLPRVEMIVKNDFPHTNIPEDHMVIKLAQKAAANLGTHLVCKTSGGAADANIFFGKGIAAGVIGTGMTDVHTLKESIALKDMVSCAELVLEILQIHATGKAAV; encoded by the coding sequence ATGATTGATGAAGAACGCCTGGGGCAGCGGTTTGCAACCCTTGCGCGGATTGATTCCGAATCCCGAAGCGAGGCCGTGATCGCAAAGGTGCTTGAAAAGGAACTGACAGACCTTGGGGCAACTGTGGTCTTTGATGAGGCCGGTGCCAAGGTCAACGGTGACTGCGGCAATCTTGTGGCCGCATTTAAAGGCAATATAGACGTTGATCCGGTAATGCTCTCCGGACATATGGACACCGTGGTGCCGGGCAAAGGGGTTAAGGTCATATTTGAGGACGGGGTCTTCAGAAGTGACGGCACCACCATCCTGGGTTCCGACGACAAATCCGCCCTTGCCGTTATCCTTGAGGTGATGCAGGTGATCAAAGATAATAACCTGCCGTGCCCCCCTGTTGAGGTGGTCATGACGGTATGTGAGGAGCAGGGGCTTTTAGGGGCCAAGAACCTTGACTGCTCCGGGCTTAAATCAAAATTCGGATACATTCTGGACGCCGTGGACACCCGGGGTATTGTGAACCGGGCACCTGCGGCCAACAAGATCAGTGCAAAAATTTACGGCCGGGCTGCTCATGCCGGCAGTTCTCCCGAAAACGGGATTTCTGCCATTTATGCGGCATCCTGCGCCATTGCCAAGCTTGAACTGGGGCGCATTGACCAGGAGACCACCTGCAATCTTGGGCTTATTTCCGGCGGGGCTGCCACCAATATCGTGCCCGAATATGTGGAAATTCACGGTGAAGCCCGGTCCCATGATCCTGCAAAACTGGATAAGGTCACACAGGGCATTGTCTCCACTTTTAAAAATACCATGGCCGAACTTCAGGCTGGTGGGGACGGGCTTCCCCGGGTGGAAATGATTGTGAAAAATGATTTTCCCCACACCAACATCCCCGAAGATCATATGGTAATCAAGCTTGCCCAAAAAGCTGCGGCGAACCTGGGCACCCACCTGGTCTGTAAAACAAGCGGCGGTGCGGCTGATGCCAATATCTTTTTCGGCAAAGGCATTGCCGCAGGCGTTATCGGCACAGGCATGACGGATGTCCACACCCTTAAGGAATCCATTGCACTTAAAGATATGGTCAGTTGTGCTGAACTGGTCCTTGAAATTCTTCAAATCCATGCAACAGGAAAGGCAGCGGTATGA
- the larC gene encoding nickel pincer cofactor biosynthesis protein LarC yields the protein MILYLDMMAGIAGDMFLGALVDLGVPVEWLKGKLSPVLDGFDLRTEIVFRHHLRAVNLYVDVTDHVTHRHYTHIRQMIESADLPDQVRANALTAFKHIAQAEAHIHGKDIETVHFHEIGGIDSLVDIIGSFLALDYLGVDQVAATPVPLGSGTIKCAHGTIPVPVPATVAILKGLEVRGSDAKTEIVTPTGAAIVATLAPQFGGMPDMQIEKVGYGAGKRDIGASVPNLLRLVLGTPSVVKNSADNILSDQVHVLYTNVDDMSPESLGFVMDRLMDKGALDVSFTPAFMKKNRPATRIEVICRPAQLQVLADLLLSETTTIGVRYHLCDRMILKRESVEVETSLGRVSAKKITSPNGRARIMPEYDECKRIALDRNLPFYQVYEQILAESNPLDRQTGRS from the coding sequence ATGATTCTTTATCTTGATATGATGGCAGGTATTGCAGGCGACATGTTTTTAGGCGCACTGGTGGATCTTGGTGTCCCTGTGGAGTGGCTCAAGGGAAAATTATCACCCGTTCTGGACGGTTTTGACCTGCGCACTGAAATTGTGTTCCGGCACCATCTGCGGGCCGTTAATCTTTATGTGGATGTGACCGACCATGTCACCCATCGCCATTACACCCACATCCGGCAGATGATTGAATCTGCGGATTTGCCGGACCAGGTTCGGGCCAATGCCCTGACCGCCTTTAAACACATTGCCCAGGCCGAAGCCCATATCCACGGAAAGGACATTGAAACCGTCCACTTCCATGAGATTGGCGGCATTGACAGCCTGGTGGACATCATTGGCAGCTTTCTGGCCCTCGATTACCTGGGGGTGGACCAGGTGGCGGCAACCCCGGTTCCCCTCGGATCAGGGACCATTAAGTGCGCCCATGGCACCATTCCCGTGCCGGTTCCGGCCACTGTGGCCATACTTAAGGGCCTTGAAGTGAGGGGGTCTGACGCCAAAACCGAAATCGTTACACCCACGGGCGCAGCCATTGTGGCAACGTTGGCACCCCAGTTCGGGGGCATGCCCGACATGCAGATTGAAAAAGTGGGATACGGGGCCGGTAAACGCGACATTGGCGCATCTGTGCCCAATCTTCTGCGTCTGGTGCTGGGCACCCCTTCCGTCGTGAAGAATTCAGCGGATAACATCCTGTCGGACCAGGTTCATGTGCTCTATACCAATGTGGATGACATGAGCCCGGAGAGTCTGGGTTTTGTCATGGACCGTCTCATGGACAAAGGGGCGCTTGACGTCAGTTTTACGCCGGCATTCATGAAAAAGAACCGGCCCGCCACACGCATTGAGGTGATCTGCCGGCCCGCGCAGCTCCAGGTGCTTGCAGATCTCCTGCTGTCAGAGACCACAACCATCGGGGTGCGATATCACCTTTGCGACAGAATGATTTTAAAACGCGAATCCGTGGAAGTAGAGACCAGCCTTGGCCGGGTAAGCGCCAAAAAGATCACCTCCCCAAACGGCCGGGCCCGGATCATGCCGGAATATGATGAGTGCAAACGCATTGCCCTGGATCGTAATTTGCCTTTTTATCAGGTATATGAGCAGATCCTGGCTGAATCGAATCCCCTTGACAGGCAAACAGGACGGTCATAA
- a CDS encoding phosphatidylglycerophosphatase A family protein, whose translation MGEKAILFIATGFGLGRLPFAPGTFGTLAGLPLIGIMVWLATACTPGAAALFLVGVILCAIWISQKAEVLIGQKDPGAVVIDEMAGFCVTMTLVPISLVSLVIGFIAFRCFDILKPFPIRWFEKTFSGGAGIVLDDLMAGVLAAFLLKAIYFML comes from the coding sequence ATGGGAGAAAAAGCAATACTTTTCATTGCCACGGGTTTTGGTCTGGGACGGCTGCCTTTTGCCCCCGGGACCTTTGGCACCCTTGCGGGCCTGCCGTTGATCGGTATCATGGTGTGGCTGGCAACGGCGTGTACGCCCGGTGCTGCCGCCCTGTTTCTGGTAGGCGTGATACTTTGTGCGATTTGGATTTCCCAAAAGGCTGAAGTTCTGATTGGCCAAAAAGATCCGGGGGCTGTGGTCATTGATGAGATGGCAGGGTTTTGTGTAACCATGACCCTGGTGCCTATAAGCTTAGTCTCGTTGGTCATAGGCTTTATTGCTTTCAGATGTTTTGATATATTAAAGCCTTTTCCGATCCGCTGGTTTGAAAAAACTTTTTCCGGCGGGGCCGGTATTGTGTTGGATGATTTAATGGCAGGGGTGCTGGCCGCTTTCCTGCTTAAAGCAATATACTTTATGTTGTGA
- the recA gene encoding recombinase RecA, with protein MEKNKEKEKAVQTAMNQIERQFGKGSIMKLGGREVEAVPVIRSGSLALDKALGVGGYPRGRIIEIYGPESSGKTTLALHAVAEAQRKGGIAAFIDAEHALDVAYARRLGVDCDELLVSQPDTGEQALEIADMLVRSGGIDILVVDSVAALVPRSEIEGEMGDSHMGLQARLMSQALRKLTGTIGKTATTLIFINQIRMKIGVVYGNPETTTGGNALKFYASMRLEIRKAAAIKNGEDVIGSRTKVKVVKNKLAPPFKSVEFDLMYGDGISRTGDLLDMAVELDIVNKSGSWYSFDKERIGQGRENVKAFLIDNPDIFDAIELKVRTELGIAGADAAKTAADTGKDSLPESKPSA; from the coding sequence ATGGAAAAAAATAAGGAAAAGGAAAAAGCCGTCCAGACCGCCATGAATCAGATTGAGCGTCAGTTCGGCAAAGGCTCGATCATGAAGCTCGGCGGCCGGGAGGTGGAAGCCGTTCCCGTGATCCGGTCCGGTTCCCTTGCCCTGGACAAGGCACTGGGCGTGGGCGGATACCCCAGGGGCCGGATCATTGAGATTTACGGCCCGGAATCTTCGGGCAAGACAACCCTTGCACTTCATGCCGTGGCCGAAGCCCAGAGAAAAGGCGGTATTGCCGCATTCATCGATGCCGAACACGCCCTGGACGTGGCCTATGCCAGGCGGCTGGGCGTCGACTGTGACGAACTTCTGGTTTCCCAGCCCGATACCGGTGAACAGGCCCTTGAAATTGCCGACATGCTGGTGCGAAGCGGCGGTATTGACATCCTGGTTGTGGACTCGGTGGCTGCCCTTGTGCCCAGATCAGAAATCGAAGGCGAGATGGGCGATTCCCACATGGGACTGCAGGCGCGTCTTATGTCCCAGGCCCTTCGTAAACTTACCGGGACAATAGGAAAAACCGCCACCACCCTGATTTTTATTAACCAGATCCGTATGAAGATCGGCGTGGTCTACGGCAACCCGGAAACTACCACCGGCGGCAATGCCTTGAAATTTTATGCCTCCATGCGTCTTGAGATCAGAAAGGCCGCAGCCATTAAAAACGGTGAAGATGTGATCGGGTCCCGGACCAAGGTCAAGGTGGTGAAAAACAAACTGGCCCCCCCGTTTAAAAGTGTTGAATTCGATCTGATGTACGGGGATGGCATTTCCAGGACCGGCGATCTTCTGGATATGGCGGTTGAGCTGGATATTGTGAACAAGAGCGGCTCCTGGTACTCGTTTGACAAAGAGCGCATCGGCCAGGGCCGGGAGAATGTAAAAGCTTTTTTAATTGACAATCCCGATATTTTTGATGCCATTGAACTTAAAGTGAGAACCGAACTTGGAATTGCCGGAGCGGATGCAGCCAAAACTGCGGCCGATACCGGAAAGGACAGTCTACCGGAATCCAAACCCAGTGCCTGA